The following coding sequences lie in one Haematobia irritans isolate KBUSLIRL chromosome 3, ASM5000362v1, whole genome shotgun sequence genomic window:
- the LOC142228122 gene encoding protein FAM32A yields the protein MSDEYACVSKSKLKLKNDSGIKKKKKKSKDKDREVAQQTLSEERVPKPSERSLTKAEAAFKQQQEKMRNKRILEKASTTHKERVEKFNEHLDTLTEHFDIPKVSWTK from the exons ATGTCCGATGAATATGCTTGtgtttcaaaaagtaaattaaagctaaaaaatgattctggaattaaaaagaaaaagaagaaaagCAAGGACAAAGATCGGGAAGTTGCCCAACAAACCCTATCAGAAGAGAGGGTACCAAAACCATCTGAGCGTTCTTTGACGAAGGCCGAAGCAGCCTTCAAGCAACAACAGGAAAAGATG CGTAACAAACGTATACTGGAAAAGGCATCAACAACTCACAAAGAGAGAGTGGAGAAGTTTAATGAACATCTCGATACATTGACGGAACACTTTGATATTCCCAAAGTCTCATGGACAAAGTGA